The following are encoded in a window of Brettanomyces bruxellensis chromosome 9, complete sequence genomic DNA:
- the MPC3 gene encoding Mitochondrial pyruvate carrier subunit (BUSCO:EOG09265BTC) codes for MSSAAFRAFLNSPTGPKTVHFWAPMMKWGLVIAGAGEMIRPVDKVSATQELSLFATGAIWTRWACIIKPKNYLLASVNFFLAAVASAQLVRISRWRRSLGDSNKQILDYIFDLKSKEAKTQTEPKIAEITNPAPTN; via the exons ATGTCAAGTGCAGCATTCAGGGCATTTCTGAATTCTCCTACCGGACCGAAAACCGTGCATTTCTGG gcACCTATGATGAAATGGGGCTTGGTTATTGCAGGAGCAGGTGAGATGATCCGTCCAGTTGATAAAGTGTCGGCTACACAGGAATTATCGTTATTCGCTACAGGTGCCATATGGACAAGATGGGCATGTATTATTAAGCCAAAGAACTACTTGCTAGCATCAgtgaatttcttccttgCCGCAGTTGCAAGTGCACAGTTAGTCAGAATCAGCCGCTGGAGGCGGAGCTTGGGTGATAGCAATAAACAGATACTCGACTACATTTTTGACctgaaatcaaaagaaGCCAAAACGCAGACAGAGCCAAAGATAGCAGAGATCACAAATCCTGCACCTACGAATTAG
- a CDS encoding uncharacterized protein (BUSCO:EOG09263GSR): MSYAPSYKLDIPSYLSIEYPLRVKDISKAIKMVGGSTKISQCFIDPEMKLQLKLRPGDPYSHPVNSSKITSDENVLFRLRIPKRIMDKHTGDVQSALEECEKEGKKYYAEAVGMISKTYRFRALADFQMIMKRSPFMQQFESSLNSGNLDQIKHLSASIQQDFAQKQKYTNTNMDFPPLVRYARADVPFNYRYSGNLLLDERGEWQNKAVKLHTIFVHWGEKPPRTFDPLLQEEYDKAVRDYTTLKDTVPERLANESPVFYFLECMKLLRKLFEMKPVWLRRHIYWMLPEKFRTQLRYALPYVAYTTTKGPWRQSFIKFGYDPSKNPEAALFQVEAFRSNRSHVSDSNVKRMLDKKEDVFIIPETLYQYLDDFSNPKSELNGMNIGKVPRQFFFDGENPTSAVSFQIGDIMDKDVKKIIRSANIEHTCHEGSGWFDWVTICQLRAVIKYKMRCINEGKPILETRVVELSQRTQFSKNQYVHIRSDSDNEDDRDAYGEEDEDTDENENEDEEVDENGNGNEGGDEDENENENEEEESTNTKGKTNQDGKKCQGKDEDLLTRLEKYNPKSRHVIEGLEALIKQEDLESN; the protein is encoded by the coding sequence ATGTCATACGCTCCCTCATATAAGTTGGATATTCCAAGCTATTTGTCCATTGAATACCCACTCAGGGTGAAGGATATAAGCAAAGCAATCAAAATGGTTGGAGGATCGACAAAAATTAGCCAATGCTTCATTGATCCCGAGATGAAACTTCAACTAAAACTCAGACCAGGAGATCCATATTCTCATCCTGTCAACTCGTCAAAAATTACCTCAGATGAAAACGTCTTGTTCAGGTTGAGGATCCCGAAACGTATCATGGACAAACACACGGGGGATGTACAATCTGCACTTGAAGAATGcgagaaagaaggaaaaaagtaCTATGCTGAAGCAGTTGGAATGATCTCTAAGACTTACCGTTTTCGGGCATTGGCAGACTTCcaaatgataatgaagcGGTCGCCATTTATGCAGCAGTTCGAGTCATCGCTGAATTCAGGGAATTTGGACCAAATCAAGCATCTTTCTGCATCCATACAGCAAGATTTTGCgcaaaagcagaaatacACAAATACAAACATGGACTTCCCGCCTTTGGTCCGATATGCGAGGGCAGATGTGCCGTTCAACTACAGGTACAGCGGAAATTTGCTGCTAGATGAACGTGGCGAGTGGCAGAACAAGGCTGTGAAGCTACACACAATATTTGTTCACTGGGGAGAAAAACCGCCTCGGACATTTGATCCTCTTCTTCAGGAGGAGTATGACAAGGCTGTACGTGACTACACCACATTAAAAGATACTGTTCCTGAGAGGTTGGCGAACGAGTCGCCggtgttttattttttggagTGTATGAAGTTGCTTCGCAAACTGTTTGAAATGAAGCCGGTTTGGCTCAGAAGACACATTTATTGGATGCTCCCGGAGAAATTTAGGACCCAGCTACGGTACGCATTGCCTTATGTGGCGTACACAACCACAAAGGGACCCTGGAGGCAGTCTTTTATCAAGTTTGGATATGATCCATCGAAAAATCCAGAAGCTGCACTTTTTCAGGTGGAGGCATTTAGGAGCAACCGAAGTCACGTGAGCGACAGCAATGTCAAACGGATGCTGGATAAGAAGGAGGACGTTTTCATTATTCCGGAGACGTTGTACCAGTATCTTGATGATTTTAGCAATCCAAAATCCGAGTTGAACGGTATGAATATCGGAAAAGTGCCCAGGCAGTTTTTCTTTGACGGAGAGAATCCAACGAGTGCCGTTTCATTCCAGATCGGTGATATCATGGACAAAGACGTCAAGAAGATTATTCGGAGTGCCAATATTGAGCATACTTGTCATGAGGGGTCCGGATGGTTTGATTGGGTGACAATTTGCCAACTTCGAGCTGTGATAAAGTACAAGATGCGTTGCATTAATGAGGGGAAGCCGATTTTGGAAACTAGGGTGGTTGAGCTATCTCAGAGGACCCAGTTCTCGAAAAACCAGTATGTTCATATTCGTTCCGATAGTGACAATGAGGATGATAGAGATGCTTACGGtgaggaagatgaggatACTGATGAGAATGAGAACGAGGACGaggaagttgatgaaaatggaaatgggaATGAAGGTggagatgaggatgaaaatgagaacgagaatgaagaagaagaaagcacaaATACTAAGGGGAAAACCAACCAGGACGGGAAAAAATGCCAAGGAAAGGATGAGGATCTTCTCACCAGACTCGAGAAGTACAATCCGAAAAGCAGACATGTGATTGAAGGTCTCGAGGCATTGATAAAGCAGGAAGATCTAGAGAGCAATTAA
- a CDS encoding uncharacterized protein (BUSCO:EOG09260XMI) — protein MDNISIGNEIKDGFERTDKWVKANLTWLSEIETFYRQRATIEKEYAEKMKQLTSAAFKKKAEETATLSVGEKPLVTPGSLESASMVAWNEVLTQTENMAKKRAQLGRDLETRVASEVRSVQERYERLRQRWKQANESLVKAKEKERANLMSKKKAYDEKCQSMENQRAKSEKNSSSKNADRYKKKEKEMYISKNEYIMGLSVANRLKDKYYYQDVPEVLDGLQSVNEAKVSALNGLLLVESYLERQCNENCSRCLKDADGVIKQNIPRLDSAMFVKHNVGGWKEPADFQFEPSPIWHDDETMAVEGDAELEQLKERLGGASLRYERYEQTCTAEKQQVGEVLEERKQVLGGDIGRSVEVRKKDAYLEFEKLLFRSISMLEQFSKDDSERVRSEVEIETIQTATEGKDMTISQKVVQPQKSSRFGLFHHRRRNGAKDTAGNSGNGDSSMSASDLQSVTSSVSKLSLKGAGRTKSRLFGGKAIGRFLSSTGNESRNSSMSNFSSESAESGAGYAKARFPYEAKDEDEISIQAGETLSVLQMDDGSGWTQVHTPDGSSGLVPTTYIEIIPRRTSQTKKVGPQVAPRRHGKKIVYMQALYDYQARGSDELSIKAGDKIVVTSKDDGSGWTEGQLNGSTGLFPTSYAKSV, from the coding sequence ATGGACAACATTAGCATAGGAAATGAGATCAAGGATGGGTTTGAGCGTACAGACAAGTGGGTGAAAGCGAACTTGACATGGCTAAGCGAAATAGAGACATTCTACAGACAGAGAGCGACCATTGAGAAGGAATACGcggaaaaaatgaagcagTTGACTTCAGCAGcatttaaaaagaaagcggAAGAAACAGCGACGTTAAGTGTTGGAGAAAAGCCATTGGTGACACCAGGATCGCTTGAAAGTGCAAGTATGGTGGCGTGGAACGAGGTTCTTACACAGACGGAGAACATggcgaaaaaaagagctcAGTTAGGGCGAGATTTGGAGACGAGAGTGGCATCGGAAGTTAGATCAGTGCAGGAAAGATACGAGAGGTTGAGGCAGAGATGGAAGCAGGCAAACGAGAGTCTGGTGAAGGCAAAAGAGAAGGAGCGGGCAAATCTAATgagcaagaagaaggcTTATGACGAAAAATGTCAGTCGATGGAAAACCAGCGTGCGAAAAGTGAGAAAAACAGCAGTAGCAAGAATGCAGATAGatacaagaagaaagagaaggagaTGTACATCAGCAAGAATGAGTACATCATGGGGTTGAGTGTGGCGAACAGATTGAAGGACAAATACTATTACCAGGACGTGCCGGAGGTGTTGGATGGATTGCAGAGTGTGAATGAGGCCAAGGTGAGTGCACTAAACGGATTGCTTCTTGTGGAATCGTACTTGGAGAGGCAGTGTAACGAGAATTGCAGCCGGTGCCTGAAGGATGCAGACGGTGTGATAAAGCAGAACATCCCTCGCTTGGACAGTGCGATGTTTGTAAAGCATAATGTTGGCGGGTGGAAGGAGCCGGCAGACTTCCAGTTTGAGCCATCACCAATCTGGCATGATGATGAAACGATGGCTGTGGAAGGAGATGCCGAGCTGGAGCAGCTTAAAGAGCGACTTGGCGGTGCAAGCTTGCGGTACGAGCGGTACGAGCAGACCTGCACGGCCGAGAAACAGCAGGTTGGCGAGGTTCTTGAGGAGAGAAAGCAGGTTTTGGGAGGAGACATTGGCCGCAGTGTTGAGGTCAGGAAGAAAGATGCGTATCTGGAGTTTGAGAAGTTGCTTTTCCGCTCGATTTCCATGCTTGAGCAATTCAGCAAGGATGATAGTGAGCGGGTGCGTTCCGAGGTTGAGATTGAGACCATACAGACTGCAACTGAAGGAAAGGACATGACTATTTCACAGAAGGTGGTGCAGCCCCAAAAATCATCACGGTTCGGCTTATTTCACCACCGGAGGCGGAACGGAGCCAAAGATACCGCCGGTAATTCTGGAAACGGCGATTCTTCGATGTCGGCAAGCGATTTGCAAAGTGTGACGAGTTCTGTCAGCAAACTCTCACTCAAAGGAGCCGGAAGGACCAAATCGCGACTTTTCGGGGGAAAAGCCATTGGCAGGTTTCTTTCCTCAACCGGAAACGAGTCAAGGAACAGTTCTATGTCTAACTTCAGCTCCGAAAGTGCCGAAAGTGGTGCCGGATACGCAAAAGCAAGATTTCCATACGAGGCAAAAGACGAAGACGAGATCAGTATTCAGGCTGGCGAAACGTTATCGGTCTTACAGATGGATGATGGGTCTGGCTGGACGCAAGTGCACACTCCAGACGGCAGTTCCGGTCTGGTGCCGACTACATACATTGAGATTATTCCAAGAAGAACCTCACAGACGAAAAAAGTCGGTCCTCAAGTCGCACCTAGACGCCACGGCAAGAAAATTGTATACATGCAGGCCTTGTACGATTATCAGGCGCGTGGTTCTGATGAGCTAAGCATAAAGGCTGGTGATAAAATCGTTGTAACGAGTAAGGATGATGGATCTGGGTGGACTGAAGGTCAGTTAAATGGCTCTACGGGTCTTTTTCCAACTAGTTATGCCAAGAGTGTTTAG
- the HH3V gene encoding Histone H3-like centromeric protein hH3v, with the protein MARINKNRTTPTRRRRRTFVKRSPPEIPPSPVRGSEKHIIEGSSGLIRNQPGDPVIKKRRKHKAGTVALREIKKYQKSTDLLIRKLPFARLVREIVQDDFGTDASYRWQSMAILALQEASEAYLVHLFEDTNLCAIHAKRVTIMRKDMHLARRLRGD; encoded by the coding sequence ATGGCACgcataaataaaaacaGAACCACTCCAAccaggagaagaagaagaacattTGTGAAAAGATCACCACCCGAAATTCCTCCATCCCCTGTCAGAGGAAGCGAAAAACACATCATAGAAGGTTCTAGTGGGCTTATACGAAATCAGCCTGGTGACCCTGTGatcaagaagagaagaaagcacaAGGCTGGAACTGTTGCATTACGAGAGATTAAGAAGTACCAGAAAAGTACGGATCTTCTTATTAGAAAACTTCCGTTTGCAAGATTAGTGAGAGAAATAGTGCAGGATGATTTTGGAACAGATGCCTCATACAGATGGCAATCAATGGCAATATTGGCTCTTCAGGAGGCCAGTGAAGCATATTTGGTGCATTTGTTCGAGGACACCAATTTGTGTGCAATCCATGCCAAGAGAGTTACTATAATGAGGAAAGATATGCATTTGGCCAGAAGATTGCGTGGAGATTGA